The DNA sequence GTTGCTTATTGCCACTTTGGTTGCGATTATTGTAGTTATTCAGGCTCATTTTGAAATGCTGTTGCCCAAACTGGCAACTACTAACCCAAACTCGCAGGCAGAGCAAATTCATAAAAATTGAGTTTTTTCCAGGGAGTCTTATTTACTATGTTTGTTCTATCCCAGATGATAGTATTCCGTAGTTCATACCCTCTTTTCTGCATTTCTTCAATCAGAAAAACGTGCAAGATAATGCGTTTGTTTTCCCACCAAAAATCAGGAACGTTGATCACACAATGCCCTTTAGGTTTTAATAGAGGAAGCATGCCTTCGAATATGTCCTCCATTGCAATTGCCCACTTTTCTACCGAGTATGTTCCAAGGTCTCTTTCATCCTGGGAGTATTGTTCAATTTTGTCGAGTTGGTCATTATCTCTATCTCTCCGAGATTTGTTTTTCCGTTTTCTATTTAACAGGTTTGAATAAGGAGGAGATGTCCAGATAAGGCTAACAGCATTTTCTGTAAAGTATTGGTTAATATGTCTGGCATCATCAGCGATCGCGATTTGCTGACATTTGTTAAATGTGTTTTGCTGAGCCAGGCGTTCATCACAAAGATCAACATATTTTTGGCTCAAATCGAATCCCACAGAATATCGATTCAAATCTTGTGCAGCGACTAATGTGGTTCCACTACCGACAAAAGGATCTACTACGAGTTCGCCTTCATGCGTGAAGAGTGACACGATCTTTTTTGCCAGACTTATTGGAAAAGTCGCAGGGTGTAAGATTTTATCTCTTATATCCCTTTTTTCATAGAGAAACTGCCACACCCCAATCTGAGAGATCAGCCATTCTTTAGGACTCATGCCGTTTATATTTGTAGCTCCACAGCTACAAGACCTGGTGTAGGTCAAAGACTTAAGATCATTTTTGAGATTTTCGATACTCTCGCTTATCATGCTTATCCATCCCGATTCTTACTCATCTAACGCCATTTTAATGAGTATGCCCTATACGTCAATATCATTTATATAGTTGATCCTCCAAGCGGATCGTGGCACGGCTAACTTCTATAAACACCGAGGAAGGCGGAGCAAAAACCGAGTAAAAGCAGAGAAAAGATGATTTGAATACAGAGCTTCACAGAGATGAGAGACAGCCCCATCCGGGCGGCGGGAAGCATGGGTTATTTTTGTTTCTTGACAAGAACTTCCCTTCGGAATAACTGGCACATAATAAGAGGTTTGAATATATATGTGTTTCCGAAGTAAAGAGATACGAGCTAACGAAAACTTATGCTATAAATTGAGGCATTTGCATTATTGCAGATGCCTTTTTTCTTTTTGGGAGGGATGATGGAAATTGACAAGATCATCAAACTGAGCCTTGCGGAAGATATCGGGAGCGGAGATATCACCACCCGCTATCTTGAGCTCGGTCCCGAAGCAAGCATTGCCTTCATGATCGCCAAGGCGGCAGGGGTATTGGCAGGAGCCGATATCGCAAAAAAGGTCTTTAAAGCAGTGGATATTGACCTCAGAGTGACACTTTATCGCAAAGATGGAGATAGCGTCAAGCCCGGTGACGAGATCATGCGTATCGAAGGCAAACCGGCTTCCATCCTGCAGGGAGAACGCACCGCGCTCAATTTTATCCAACGCCTCAGCGGCATCGCCACTCAGACCCGCTCTTTCGTCGATATCATCAAATCCACGAATGCAAAACTTTTGGACACCCGCAAAACGACACCCCTGCTGCGCGCTTTGGAAAAATATGCCGTGCGCGTGGGCGGAGGATTCAATCACCGCTTTGGCCTCTATGACATGATCCTGATCAAGGAAAATCACATTCGCGCCTGCGGATCCATCGTCAAGGCGGTTTCCCGCGTCAAAAGCCAAAACACCAACTATAAGATCGAGGTCGAAGTCACAAACATCCTCGAGCTCGAAGAAGCCTTCCTCGCCGGTGCGGACCGGGCGATGTTGGACAATATGAGTATCCCGGAAATCAAAGCGGCTGTGAAACGCTATGGCAAAAAGATCGAACTCGAAGTCTCCGGCGGCGTCAATCAATCAAACATTCTGGCTTATGCCAGGACGGGTGTGCACTTCATCTCCAGCGGAGCGCTCACCCATAGCTATAAATCACTGGATATCAGCCTTTTATTCAAGGAGTAAACGTGGTGGAAACCCAGCTCAGAACCCTTTGCAAGATGCAAGCTCTGGACGACAAGATCGGACGCTATAAAGTCCTGCAACAAGAACTGCCCAAACAACTTAACGACATCATCGAAAGCGTCGATCAGGCGACTATCAACCTTCTCAATACCGAAACCCAGCGAGCCGAGCTGGCAAAGAAGCAACGCTCTATCGAAGGTGACGTCAAACAATACACCGATCAGATCAAAAAATACTCCACCCAGCTTTCCGAGATCA is a window from the Candidatus Cloacimonadaceae bacterium genome containing:
- a CDS encoding DNA methyltransferase, with translation MISESIENLKNDLKSLTYTRSCSCGATNINGMSPKEWLISQIGVWQFLYEKRDIRDKILHPATFPISLAKKIVSLFTHEGELVVDPFVGSGTTLVAAQDLNRYSVGFDLSQKYVDLCDERLAQQNTFNKCQQIAIADDARHINQYFTENAVSLIWTSPPYSNLLNRKRKNKSRRDRDNDQLDKIEQYSQDERDLGTYSVEKWAIAMEDIFEGMLPLLKPKGHCVINVPDFWWENKRIILHVFLIEEMQKRGYELRNTIIWDRTNIVNKTPWKKLNFYEFALPASLG
- the nadC gene encoding carboxylating nicotinate-nucleotide diphosphorylase, translating into MEIDKIIKLSLAEDIGSGDITTRYLELGPEASIAFMIAKAAGVLAGADIAKKVFKAVDIDLRVTLYRKDGDSVKPGDEIMRIEGKPASILQGERTALNFIQRLSGIATQTRSFVDIIKSTNAKLLDTRKTTPLLRALEKYAVRVGGGFNHRFGLYDMILIKENHIRACGSIVKAVSRVKSQNTNYKIEVEVTNILELEEAFLAGADRAMLDNMSIPEIKAAVKRYGKKIELEVSGGVNQSNILAYARTGVHFISSGALTHSYKSLDISLLFKE